The nucleotide sequence TGCAAGCCAAGTCGGGAAGGCACCTTTATATTCTTCAATCAAGAAGGCAACAAAGCGTTCCATTGTAGAAACAACACCGCGGTGAATAACAACAGGACGATGCGGCTTTCCATCTTCGCCGATATAAGTCAGATCAAATCTCTCTGGCAGCAAGAAATCCAACTGTACAGTGGATAGCGTTTCCTCTTTACCGAGAGCTGTTTTTACCTGTACATCAAGCTTCGGACCATAGAACGCTGCTTCACCTTCTGCTTCGAAGTAATCCAGCCCCATTTCATCCATCGCTTCTTTCAGCATGCTTTGCGCTTTGTTCCACATTTCATCGTCATCATAATATTTTTCTGTATCAGCTGGGTCCCGATAAGACAGACGGAATGAGTAATCATGTAAATCAAAATCTTTATATACTTCTAAAATCAAGTGAACGACACGTTTAAATTCATCTTTAATTTGATCCGGACGGACAAATACGTGGGCATCGTTTAAAGTCATACCGCGGACACGCTGAAGGCCGGAGAGCGCTCCTGACATTTCATAACGGTGCATTGTGCCGAGCTCCGCGATTCGGATTGGCAGTTCACGATAGGAGTGGATGCCATTTTTATAAATCATCATGTGATGCGGGCAGTTCATTGGGCGAAGCACAAGCTCTTCATTGTCCATGTCCATAATTGGGAACATATTTTCCTGGTAATGATCCCAGTGTCCGCTCGTTTTATATAGCTCTACATTCGCCATAACAGGCGTATACACGTGGTGATAGCCAAGGCTTTCTTCTTTATCGACGATATAACGCTCGATAATGCGGCGGATCGTTGCGCCTTTTGGCAGCCACATCGGCAGTCCCTGTCCGACTTTTTGTGAGCTCATGAAGAGATCGAGCTCTTTGCCGATTTTGCGGTGATCGCGCTCCTTTGCTTCCTCGAGCATTTTTAAATGATGTTCCAAATCTTCTTTTTTGAAGAAAGCAGTGCCATAAATACGCTGGAGCATCTTATTATCACTGTTGCCGCGCCAGTAGGCACCCGCAATGCTCAACAGCTTGAATTCTTTAATTTTATTCGTAGACGGCACATGCACGCCGCGGCATAAATCAAAAAATTCCCCTTGCTCATAGATAGTCACTGTTTCATCTTCTGGAATAGCATCAATTAGCTCAAGCTTATATTCGTCACCAATCTCTTCATACAGTTTTTTAGCTTCATTGCGGCTTACCTCTTTGCGGACTACCTCTAGGTTTTCACCAATAATTTTTTTCATTTCTTTTTCAATTTTTGGCAAGTCCTCTGGTGTAATGGATTCATCAAGGTCAATATCATAATAGAAACCGCCTTCGATTACCGGACCAACACCGAGCTTTACTTTCTCTTCGCCATACAAGCGCTTGATCGCTTGAGCCATTAAATGGGCTGTGCTGTGGCGAAGAATTTCCAGGGCATCTTCGTGGTCCGGTGTCACGATTTCCAAGCTGCCGCTTTCTTCAATCGGCGTGCGTAAATCGAGCAGCTTGCCATCTACTTTTCCAGCAAGTGCTTTTTTCTTTAAGCCCGGGCTGATTGACTGGGCAATTTCTTCTGTTGTTGTTCCTTTTGGAAACTCCCTGACTGATCCATCAGGAAATGTAATATTCAGCATTTCAGACATTGTCCACACTCCTTATTTTTGACAAAATAAAAAACCCCGTCCTTCAATAATGAAGGGACGAGGTTTATATCGCGATTCCACCCTACTTTTCAACAAAAAACGTTGAAATCTCCAGATCAGATAACGGCTGCTGCCGGCGGTCCATTACTAACATTGCTGCGTTCACGGCCGAAGTTCAAAGGCGGTAAGCATATTCCTCGTGTTAGGAAAGTTTCAGCCTTGCTTTCCCTCTCTGGAAACCGTAAGAAAATACTCATGTCCTTATCAAAACTTGTTGCATTATTTACATGTATGTCCGTATTATATGCCTTGCCTATTGAAAAATCAATAGGGTGGTTCTCTATTTTCGACGATTAATCCCTTTCATTTCGACAGGAATAGTCAAAAACTTAATTCGTTCCATTACCCGCTTGGCCTTCATCTCTTCCCTCTCTCCCCGCTGGGAATGAGCTAAGTGATGTTCAAGTTCACTGTAACTGAAATTAGACGTTAAAAACGTTGGCAGTCGTTCCAGCATGCGGAATTGCAAAATCGTCCCAAGAATTTCATCACGCATCCAGCTCGACATCGCTTCAGCGCCGATATCATCAATCATCAATACAGGTGCCTTTTTGACAACTTCAAGCTTCTCATTCATAGATTGATCATTTAAAGACTGTTTCATCTCCCGAACGAATTCCGGAAAGTGAACAATTAAAGACGAAACATTTACATTGGCCAGTTCATTAGCTACAGCTCCTAATAAATAAGACTTCCCTACACCGAACGGCCCATAAATAAATAACCCTTTCGCCTCGTTATTCTTTGTATATTCCTCTGTAAAGTGCTGCGCCTGTTCAATCGCCGGCCATCGGCCAGAATCCCCTAAGTCGAGGCTAGAAAAGTCCGCACTTAAAATATCTTTCGGAACGTACAAGCTTTTGATTAACTTTTCATTTTTTCTTTGCTCGTCATCGCGGATTTTGCGCGGACAACGGTGGTAATCGATATCGATGCCTCCACGGCGCCAAACGAGCTTTGGCTCAAAGCCTTTCATCACGTTCACACACTCGCTTAAACTTGGACATTTTTCACAGGAAAAGCTTTGGGTTTTATATTCATAAAGTTTCATTAAATTTCTATCTAGCACGTCCGGCGTTATTTGACTTTGATGCTCAAGCAAAAATGATTGGACTGCCGGGTCACTTAAAATTTCCTGGCGCGTTTTTTCATAACGAGCTTTAAAGTCCGGAGATTTTGTCAATTTGTTCAACGTTTCATCAATTCGTTTCATCGCTGCTCGTCACCTGCCTTTTCAATCTCCTGTTTTTAATTTTTTCCTCAAGCTCCCGCCGTTTCGCTTCCAACTCTTCATTCTTTTCAGAAGCAGGCTCTTTTGCTTTCTCTTCTTCATAGAACCAGTCAGGCAGTTTTTCCGTACGTATGACTCGTTGTTTCGGTTGTTGCTTGTTTTTGGCCCATTCCGCATACTGGCGATGTTCATTTTTCGCAAGTTCCATCGCATCTCTTACTGTTTTTACTTTTTTCCGCGCCCAATGGGAAGCAATTTTTTCCACGTAACTTTTCGTCAATTTCATGTCAGTCTTTAACATGACATATTGGATCAGTACATTTGCGACACCTGCTGGCAATTTATGCTGAAACAAAACACCCTCGATCACTTGCATATCCGAACTTGAGGGGAGGCTTCCTGAAATATCGATGAGTAGCTGCCGCGGAGATACGGTCTCCAAATAATAAATCAGTTCTTCTTCTTTTGTCTCCGGTTCGCTTTGAATAGTACGCAATGCCGCCGGTTGAGCTAGATGAATAAGCTCAGGAAGCTTCTCATCCCGCTCCAACTGGTACCAATCACGTGCTGATTTACGCAACACTTCAATATCAATCTCGTCTTTTTCATCTACTGCTGTAAGCAGTAAATTTTTCATTTCTAGCGGTTCAATGCCATACAGGTAAGCCAGCTTTACGATCGTTTCTTTCACAAGAGGTGTCATTGCTGACTTGGATACCATCATGCCTTGAAGGGAGCTTTCCAGCAAGCTGAAATCAAACTGATCCACTTTTAGAGAAACCCCTCTTCTGTCCGGCTTAGTCATAAACAGCTTGTCTTCAGGGAGAAGGCTGTCTTCTATAACATCCTGATCTAGTGGTGGCGGACCAGCAGAAAACACTTCTTGGAAGTCTTTTGTGATTTCTATATGATCCTCTGTACAGGACACGTCATCAGAAAAAATTCTTTTAATCTTAAAAAGTGGGCACGGCCGATTTTACGATAAAGAAACACATTAAGCATGCCGTCGTTAAAGAATTGTTCTGGTGTGAGCGGCGGCTGAAGTTCATATACAAATTCACGCAAATCACCATTTTTTCGAATGAATGTTTTTAGTAACCCCAATGCTTCCAGCTTTAGACGTGCCTCATAAATTTCCTGAAGATTTTTATCAAGAAAGTTCATTAAATGATAATGATTAGCTATTCGAGAACGAAGTCGATTTTCTTCTACCTCTGCCCAGAGAGTCATATATAAACTAAAACAGGTGGTGCCGAGGAGCGGTTGATACAAGAACGTTAAAATGCGCCGGTCGGCTTCATGGAGGGTGCCGTGTAAACACACTATGTATTCATCCACCGGCTGTATTTCGTTCCAATGTCTTTTCATGTTAACCATCTAACCTTTCAGTGTTGAAACTTCTTTTGCTGACCGATGAAAAAAAGCTAGAGAACGGGTCGTTGCCTCCAGCCTGCTATTCTTCTTTTTTAATTAACTCTTTCAATTCATCCAAAAATACATTAATATCCTTAAATTGGCGGTAAACAGAAGCAAAGCGAACATAAGCTACTTCGTCAATATCTGCCAGGCGGTCCATGACCATTTCACCAATCTTTTCCGATTGAATCTCTGAAAACCCACAACTTCTGATTTCTTTTTCTACGTCCATTGTTAATTTTTCAAGCTGTTCGAGTGAAACCGGACGCTTTTCACAGGCTTTGATGAGCCCGCGCAGAAGCTTTTCGCGATTAAACTCCTCCCTTGTACCTTCTTTCTTTACGACAATTAACGGTAAATCTTCCACCTTTTCAAAAGTCGTAAACCGGTAAGCACAAGATTCACATTCACGGCGTCTGCGGATGGAGCGCGCTTCATCTACAGGCCTTGAATCGATTACACGGGTGCCATTATGCTGGCAGGCCGGACACTTCATTCTACCAACTCCGATTATAAATTGATTACTCTCATCATATTAAAAAGAAACAAAATGCACAAGGCAAGATCCCCTAAATAAATGAAAGAGGTGTATGCTTGTGCATACACCTCTCTTTATAACACACTTGCTTCTTGCTTCATTTGTACAGGGCCCATTCCCCGAGGCATTTCGATTTTTTCCTGTGTTTCTGCCTCTAACGCCTCTGCAATGTAATTAGCCGCAATGTTTGGATCAAGGTCTCCGCAAGTATAGACATCAATGCTTGCGTAGCCATGTTCTGGAAAGCTGTGAATCGTTAAATGCGACTCGGAAATAATGACGACTCCACTCACGCCTTGAGGAGCGAATTTGTGAAACGCCACTTCCCGGATTTCAGCACCTGATTTTAATGCAGCATCCACAAAGATTTGTTCAATAGTTTCCATATCATTCAATTTTTCAAGATTGCATCCCCAAAGTTCTGCAATTACGTGACGACCCATAGTATCCATGATCGCTTCCCCCTTTTACAATTTTTAGAAGATTCGTTGTAAAAGTATAACCACCACGGGGGAAAGTTAGTCCGAAGAGGTCCTAACCCTTTAAGCGGTTATTTATTTCACGAAGATTAGTATACTGTGAACAGTTTAATTTTGCAACATCTTGTCAGACATTTTTCCGAAGGATTTTTTTAGAAAATTCTACATACAAATAAAGGAAGCAACTAAATCCCGCAGACAATTATCTGCGGGATTCATTTACTCTTACACGATTAATCATATTCCTTTATAGACAAATTATGCAGTTACTTCAACTTTTTTTTCATATTTTCAGCAACATAGTTCACTAGATCAACGACACGGCAAGAGTAGCCCCATTCATTGTCATACCAAGCTAGAACTTTCACTTTTGTTCCTTCCATTACGATCGTCGATAAACCGTCGATAATAGAAGAATGAGGATTTGTATTGAAATCAACAGATACTAATGGTTCTGTTGTAAATTCAATAATCCCATTTAGTGGGCCTTCAGAAGCTCTGATGAATGCGTCATTTACCTCATCTACTGTAACTTCACGCTTCAAATCAACAACAAGGTCTACTAAAGAAACATTGGAAGTTGGCACGCGCAACGCCATGCCATGAATTTTTCCTTTTAATTCAGGCAGAACGAGCGATAATGCTTTAGCCGCTCCTGTAGATGTCGGAATGATTGATTGGGCACATGCACGAGCACGACGTAAATCTTTGTGTGGATTGTCGATGTTATTTTGATCGTTTGTATAAGCATGAACAGTAGTCATTAGACCATTTTCAATACCAAACGTATCATTAAGTACTTTTGCCACTGGAGCAAGGCAGTTCGTTGTACAAGAAGCATTCGAAATCACTTCATGTTTTTCGATATCTAAATCGTCCTGATTAACGCCCATAACAATTGTAACATCCTCGTTTTTGCCAGGAGCCGTTAGTACAACTTTCTTTGCGCCAGCTTCCAAATGAAGGGCTGCTTTTTCACGAGCATTGAATTTACCTGTTGCTTCAATTACAATATCAATGCCAAGTTCTTTCCATGGAAGCTCACGTGGATCGCGATTATTAACCAATTGAACGCGCTTGCCATTTACAATTAAAGCATTCTCTTCTGTTTGCACATCTCCATCAAACTTGCCATGATTTGTGTCATACTTTATTAAATGGGCAAGCGTCTCTGCAGGATAGCTTGCATTTACCGCAACAATATCAAATTTATCCTCTAAAATCGCTTTACGGAAGACCATTCTCCCGATACGTCCAAATCCGTTAATTGCTACTTTCGCCTTCATACACCGGCTCCTCCTATATCAATAAATGTTATACTTAATTGTTTTTTTATCTGCAATTAGTATAACATATTTACCTCCAAGTGGAAGCCTAAAAACCACAAATTAATAAGTTTAACTATTCTGAAAAAAGCGAAGATAACCATATAATTGTGACTATCTGACTAGCACAACTCCTATCCATCTGCGCTGCTTTTCTCACTCCTTTAATTTTGGTTACTAAAGTACACACTAGTAACGATAAGCGAGAGATTATGAGCTACCCAGATGCCGGTCATAAGGAAAAATGAGAAAGAAATGCCGTCAAAGATAATAATAAAAGCCCAGGCAGCGAGAAGAATAACTGATGTAGCATTCCAGGCGGCTGCTTTGGAACGAGCTGTTACATATTGCTGGCGTTC is from Bacillus sp. PK3_68 and encodes:
- the thrS gene encoding threonine--tRNA ligase; its protein translation is MSEMLNITFPDGSVREFPKGTTTEEIAQSISPGLKKKALAGKVDGKLLDLRTPIEESGSLEIVTPDHEDALEILRHSTAHLMAQAIKRLYGEEKVKLGVGPVIEGGFYYDIDLDESITPEDLPKIEKEMKKIIGENLEVVRKEVSRNEAKKLYEEIGDEYKLELIDAIPEDETVTIYEQGEFFDLCRGVHVPSTNKIKEFKLLSIAGAYWRGNSDNKMLQRIYGTAFFKKEDLEHHLKMLEEAKERDHRKIGKELDLFMSSQKVGQGLPMWLPKGATIRRIIERYIVDKEESLGYHHVYTPVMANVELYKTSGHWDHYQENMFPIMDMDNEELVLRPMNCPHHMMIYKNGIHSYRELPIRIAELGTMHRYEMSGALSGLQRVRGMTLNDAHVFVRPDQIKDEFKRVVHLILEVYKDFDLHDYSFRLSYRDPADTEKYYDDDEMWNKAQSMLKEAMDEMGLDYFEAEGEAAFYGPKLDVQVKTALGKEETLSTVQLDFLLPERFDLTYIGEDGKPHRPVVIHRGVVSTMERFVAFLIEEYKGAFPTWLAPVQVQVIPVSVDVHLDYAKEVQEKLRAAGIRVELDSRDEKIGYKIREAQMQKIPYMLVVGDKEIENDSVNVRKYGEQKSETVAFEDFIEMIKKETKKA
- a CDS encoding DUF2178 domain-containing protein, yielding MSETLVNNLTGLSGLLLGVLCIIIIYFINRRVGRNKRLFDERQQYVTARSKAAAWNATSVILLAAWAFIIIFDGISFSFFLMTGIWVAHNLSLIVTSVYFSNQN
- a CDS encoding DnaD domain protein, with amino-acid sequence MSCTEDHIEITKDFQEVFSAGPPPLDQDVIEDSLLPEDKLFMTKPDRRGVSLKVDQFDFSLLESSLQGMMVSKSAMTPLVKETIVKLAYLYGIEPLEMKNLLLTAVDEKDEIDIEVLRKSARDWYQLERDEKLPELIHLAQPAALRTIQSEPETKEEELIYYLETVSPRQLLIDISGSLPSSSDMQVIEGVLFQHKLPAGVANVLIQYVMLKTDMKLTKSYVEKIASHWARKKVKTVRDAMELAKNEHRQYAEWAKNKQQPKQRVIRTEKLPDWFYEEEKAKEPASEKNEELEAKRRELEEKIKNRRLKRQVTSSDETN
- the nrdR gene encoding transcriptional regulator NrdR, coding for MKCPACQHNGTRVIDSRPVDEARSIRRRRECESCAYRFTTFEKVEDLPLIVVKKEGTREEFNREKLLRGLIKACEKRPVSLEQLEKLTMDVEKEIRSCGFSEIQSEKIGEMVMDRLADIDEVAYVRFASVYRQFKDINVFLDELKELIKKEE
- the dnaI gene encoding primosomal protein DnaI, encoding MKRIDETLNKLTKSPDFKARYEKTRQEILSDPAVQSFLLEHQSQITPDVLDRNLMKLYEYKTQSFSCEKCPSLSECVNVMKGFEPKLVWRRGGIDIDYHRCPRKIRDDEQRKNEKLIKSLYVPKDILSADFSSLDLGDSGRWPAIEQAQHFTEEYTKNNEAKGLFIYGPFGVGKSYLLGAVANELANVNVSSLIVHFPEFVREMKQSLNDQSMNEKLEVVKKAPVLMIDDIGAEAMSSWMRDEILGTILQFRMLERLPTFLTSNFSYSELEHHLAHSQRGEREEMKAKRVMERIKFLTIPVEMKGINRRK
- the speD gene encoding adenosylmethionine decarboxylase, with amino-acid sequence MDTMGRHVIAELWGCNLEKLNDMETIEQIFVDAALKSGAEIREVAFHKFAPQGVSGVVIISESHLTIHSFPEHGYASIDVYTCGDLDPNIAANYIAEALEAETQEKIEMPRGMGPVQMKQEASVL
- a CDS encoding glyceraldehyde-3-phosphate dehydrogenase; the protein is MKAKVAINGFGRIGRMVFRKAILEDKFDIVAVNASYPAETLAHLIKYDTNHGKFDGDVQTEENALIVNGKRVQLVNNRDPRELPWKELGIDIVIEATGKFNAREKAALHLEAGAKKVVLTAPGKNEDVTIVMGVNQDDLDIEKHEVISNASCTTNCLAPVAKVLNDTFGIENGLMTTVHAYTNDQNNIDNPHKDLRRARACAQSIIPTSTGAAKALSLVLPELKGKIHGMALRVPTSNVSLVDLVVDLKREVTVDEVNDAFIRASEGPLNGIIEFTTEPLVSVDFNTNPHSSIIDGLSTIVMEGTKVKVLAWYDNEWGYSCRVVDLVNYVAENMKKKLK